The nucleotide sequence GAACTCGTTCCAGGAAATCTTCCCGGTGCGGTCCGTGTCGACGATGTCGACGGCGATTTCCAGCTCCTCGTCGGAGATGTTCTGCCCCAGCGCCTCCAGCAGGCGCGCGAACTCCGCACGGTCGATGGTGCCGGTCCGGTCGCGGTCGTACCGCTGGAAGATGTCGAGCACCTCGTCGCCGGAGCTGGTGAACTCGTCCACCGCGGCGTGGACGGGCGCCAGGGGCTGGAGCCCCGCGGACGTCGTCTCCACCTGCTCGACGAAGGGCGCCCCTGTCACGGGCCGCTCACGCCGAGACTTGGAGGTCCGCCGCGTCGCCGCCTTGCGCGTGGTGGCCTTCTTCGCGGGGGTCTTCTTGGCCGCTGCCTTCTTCCCCGTCGTCTTCTTCGCGGGGGCCTTCTTCGCCGCCGCCTTCTTCGCCGTGGTCTTTTTCGCCGTCGTCTTCTTCGTGGTCGTCGTCTTCTTCGCGGTGGTCTTCTTCGCGCCGCGCGCCTTGCCAGCCGCCTTCTTCGGCGTGGCCTTCTTCGCCGTCGCGGTACGCCGGGATGACTTCTTCGCAACAGCCGTCTTGCGTGACTTCGTCGCCATGATGAACCCCTCCCTGGACGGCGCGCATCGTAGCGCTCCCTCGTTCGGGTCCAAGCATCGGCACGCGCCCCCACCCACCCATGAGGGGGTGCGGCCTCCGTCCCCTGGCGAACGCGGACCGCGGGGAGGGCCTGGAATCAAGCCCAAAACATGGTCCAAGATGACCCACCCAGCGCATTCAAAGCCCAGGCTACCCTGGAACCCCGGGAGGCAAACTGCTAGCAGGCCGTCCGCCAGCCTTCTTGACTGCTTGCCGCACCGTGTTGGTAGCAAGAAGGGCCCGCGAGATGTTCACATGCCGCCGTGCGCCGCGAACAGGGCCGCCCGCACGCTCGCTACTGCGCCGCCAATCCTGCCCGGCCCCCACTGGAACCCCGCGTCGGAATGAATGACTCGCTAGAGACCCTCCTGGCCGATGGCATCATCGAAGCCATCATCGGCCAGCTGAAGACGGGCAAGGAGGCCGAGGTATGGCTGGTCCAGCATGCCGGCCAGGTGGTCGCGGCCAAGCTGTACAAGGAGCGCCACGAGCGCAACTTCCGCAACAACGTGGGCTACCGGGAAGGCCGCGAGGTGCGCAACTCGCGCACGCGCCGCGCCATGGAGAAGGGCAGCCGCTTCGGCCAGAACGCCGCCGAGGACGCCTGGAAGAGCGCGGAGTCTGACTCGCTCTACAAGCTGCACGCCCAAGGTGTGCGCGTGCCCACGCCGGTGCTGTTCTACGAGGGCATCCTCCTCATGGAGGTGGTGCTGGACCCAGAGGGACACCCCGCCCCGCGCATGGTGGAAGCCCCGCCCACCACCCCCGAGGATGCGCACGCCCTCTACGTGGACCTGCGAGGGCAGGTCATCAACATGCTGTGCGCCGACCTCATCCACGGCGACCTGTCCCCGTACAACATCCTCATGAGCTATGCGGGGCCGGTCATCATCGACTTCCCGCAGACGGTGGCGGCTGCTCGCAACAACCGCGCGGAGTTCTATTTCCGGCGCGACCTGGACAACGTCCGCAACTTCCTCGCGAGCACCGCGCCCTGGCTGCATGGCGCCGCGGGCGACACGAGCGAAATCTGGAATGCCTACGTGCGCCGGGAGCTCACCCCGGACTTCGTGCCGTCGGGCAATTTCCGGGACGGGCCTCGCCATCACGGTCGCGGAGGGTCTCGGAACCAGGGGTTCCATCCCCAGGGTGACGAGCGCAGGGGCGGGTTCCGTCCGCCGCCGCCCACGCCGGTCGAGCAAGTCGCCGCCCCCCAGCGCGACATGACGCCCGAAGAGGCCGCCGAGGCCGAGCTTCGGGAGTTGGAGGCGCTGGTGCTCAGGCAGGGTGGCGGTGAGCGTGGCAAGCCCGCGGTGGCGGCACCTCCGCCTCGGGGCGGGCGCAACCGGGGTTTTGGAGGAGGCCGGCCCCCGCCGAGGGGCGGAGGCAACGGCGCACGGCCGCCGCAGACTGGGCAGCGGACGGGCAGCGGTGCGCCTGG is from Myxococcus virescens and encodes:
- a CDS encoding EF-hand domain-containing protein encodes the protein MGGGACRCLDPNEGALRCAPSREGFIMATKSRKTAVAKKSSRRTATAKKATPKKAAGKARGAKKTTAKKTTTTKKTTAKKTTAKKAAAKKAPAKKTTGKKAAAKKTPAKKATTRKAATRRTSKSRRERPVTGAPFVEQVETTSAGLQPLAPVHAAVDEFTSSGDEVLDIFQRYDRDRTGTIDRAEFARLLEALGQNISDEELEIAVDIVDTDRTGKISWNEFKAWWNSR
- a CDS encoding RIO1 family regulatory kinase/ATPase, yielding MNDSLETLLADGIIEAIIGQLKTGKEAEVWLVQHAGQVVAAKLYKERHERNFRNNVGYREGREVRNSRTRRAMEKGSRFGQNAAEDAWKSAESDSLYKLHAQGVRVPTPVLFYEGILLMEVVLDPEGHPAPRMVEAPPTTPEDAHALYVDLRGQVINMLCADLIHGDLSPYNILMSYAGPVIIDFPQTVAAARNNRAEFYFRRDLDNVRNFLASTAPWLHGAAGDTSEIWNAYVRRELTPDFVPSGNFRDGPRHHGRGGSRNQGFHPQGDERRGGFRPPPPTPVEQVAAPQRDMTPEEAAEAELRELEALVLRQGGGERGKPAVAAPPPRGGRNRGFGGGRPPPRGGGNGARPPQTGQRTGSGAPGRPSEPRASGGPQGGPRVNEPRGSNGGPRTNEPRANGRFQNGPRQNDARANGRGMGGSQPNEPLANSAPSSGPRQNEQRNGRPPRANSRGGNPNVPGNEQRAFDNGRPSRTEPRGDAFASPTNPRGPRGGGPRADRNERRGNGRPEPVVETRSMPGAPAQNTVRESRPGNGGNEGGPRQPRQSQGRGGPRSPRTGGPQVSYVARPASSSDPGSHEAGS